From Azospirillum brasilense:
TACTCCTCCATCGTGTTGTCCGCTTCCGGACCGCCGGTGCAGAAGGTGCATTTGTCCATCTTGCCGCGCCCGCCGAAGTTGGTCGCCTGCGGGTACTGCGGCGCGCCGAAGGGGCAGGCGTAGAAGCAGTAGCCGCAGCCGATGCACAGGTCCTTCGAGTGCAGCACCACCCCGTCCGCCGTCTGGTAGAAGCAGTCCACCGGGCAGACCGCGGCGCAGGGCGGGTCGTTGCAGTGCATGCAGGCCATGGAGATCGACCGTTCGCCCGGCACGCCGTCCTTCAGCGTGATGACGCGGCGGCGGTTGATGCCCCAGGGGATGTCGTGCTCGTTCTTGCAGGCGGTGACGCAGGCGTTGCACTCGATGCAGCGTTCCGCGTCGCACAGGAATTTCATGCGGGCCATGAATGTCTATCCTCCCTGGGGCGCGTCAGGCCGGTTCGACGCGGCACAGCGTCACCTTGGTTTCCTGCATGAAGGTCATGGGGTCGTAGCCGTAGGTCGTCACCCCGTTGGCCGGCTCGCCCAGGACAATGGGGTCGGTGCCCGGCGGGTAGTTCTCCCGCAGGCTGTTGCCCTGCCAGTAGCCGGAGAAGTGGAAGGGCATGAAGACCGTGCCGGCGCCGATGCGTTCGGTCACCAGAGCGCGCATCCGCGCCTTCGAGTTGTCCTCCGGCCCGTAGACCCAGACCATGCCGCCGTCGCGGATGCCCAGGCGCTCGGCGTCCTTGGGGTTGATCTCCACGAACATCGACTGCTGCAGCTCGGCCAGCCAGGGGTTGGAGCGGGTCTCCTCGCCGCCGCCCTCATACTCGACCAGCCGTCCGGAGGTCAGGATGAAGGGGAAGCGCTGGCGGATGTCGCTGTCCGCGATCTTGAACTGGAGCGAGCGGGCGAGCTGCGGCAGGCGGAAATCGCGCCGGTCCTCGATTGCCGGGTACTCCTTCACCAGCTCCGGCCGCGGGGAGTAGATCGGCTCGCGGTGCAGCGGCACCGGGTCGGGCAGGTTCCAGGCGACGGCACGGGCCTTGGCGTTGCCGTGCGGTGAGCATCCATGCTTCAGCGCGACGCGGATGATGCCCATGGACAGGTCGGTCTGCCAGCTCACCTCGTCGGTCTTGTCGCCGCCGATGGCCTGGATAACGCGCATCTCCTCCGCCGTCAGGTCCTTGTCCCAACCCAGCTTGCGCAGCATCGCCATGGTGAATTCGGGATAGCCGTCCTCGATCTCCGAGCCCTTGGAATAGGAGCCGTCGGCGAGCAGGCTGACGCCGTTGCGCTCCACCCCGAATCGGGCGCGGAAGACGCCGCCGCCCTCCATCACATGCTTGGAGGTGTCGTAGAGAACGGCGCAGCCGGGGTGGCGAAGCTCCGGATGGCCCCAGCAGGGCCAGGGCAGGCCGTAATACTCGCCCTTCAGCGGACCGCTGGTCGCCTGCATGGTGATCTTGTCGAAGTCGGCCTGATGCTTCATGTGCATCTTCAACCGCTCCGGCGACTGGCCGGTGTAGCCGGTGGACAGGCAACCGCGGTTGATCTCCCGCAGGATGTCCTCGGGCACCGGGCGGGTCTCCTCCACCGTGATGTGCTTGAACATCTCGTCAGCGAAGCCGAACTTGCGGGCCAGCAGATAGATGATGGTGTAGTCGTCCTTGGACTCGAAGATCGGCTCCACGACCTTCTCGCCCCACTGCATCGACCGGTTGGAGCAGGTGCGCGAACCGTCCGTCTCGAACTGGGTGCAGGCCGGCAGGATGTAGGTGCCGTTCTTGCGTTCCTTGAAGGCGGCGAAGGTGGTCGGGTGCGGATCGGCGATGACGAGCAGGGACAGCTGCTCCAGCCCCTTCAGCATCTCCGGCATGCGGGTAACGGTGTTGCCGCCGTGGCCGAAGACGACCATCGCCTTCAGCGGCGACGGTTGCTGGATCTCCTCCGGCTTGTAGGTGACGCCGTCGAACCAGCGGGTGGTCGGGATGCCCTTGGCCTCCATCAGCTCCTTGGAGGAGAAGCGGGCCTTCATCCAGTCGTAGTCGACGTCCCAGACGCGGCAGAAATGCTTCCACGCCCCCTCGGCCAGCCCGTAGTAGGAGGGCAGCGTGGAGACGTCGAGCCCGAAGTCGGTGGCGCCCTGCACGTTGCAATGGCCGCGGTAGATGTTGGCGCCGCCGCCGGCCACCCCGATGTTGCCGAGCGCCAGCTGCAGGATCGACAGGGCGCGGACGTTGGCGGTGCCGGTGGTCTTCTGGGTGATGCCCATGCACCAGATGACGGTGGACGGCCGGTTCTTCGCCAGCGCCTCCGCCACGCGGTAGAGCTGCTCGCCGGGCACGCCGCTGACCCGCTCCACCGTCGCGGGGTCCCACTTCTTCACCTCGGCGCGGATCTCGTCCATGCCGTAGACGCGCTGGCGGATGTACTCCTTGTCCTCCCAGCCGTTCTCGAAGATGTGCCAGAGGATGCCCCAGGTGACCGGGATGTCGGTGCCCGGCCGGATGCGCACATAGTCGGTGGCGTGGGCGGCGGTGCGGGTGAAGCGCGGGTCGATGACGATGAAGGGCGTGCGGTTGTGCTCCTTGCCGCGCAGCATGTGCGGCAACGAGACGGGGTGCGCCTCCGCCGGGTTACCGCCGATGATCAGCAGCGCCTTGGAATTCTGGATGTCGTTGTAGCTGTTGGTCATGGCGCCGTAGCCCCAGGTGTTCGCCACCCCGGCGACCGTGGTGCTGTGGCAGATGCGCGCCTGATGATCGACGTTGTTGGTTCCCCAGAAGGCCGCCAGCTTGCGGAAGAGATAGGCGCCCTCGTTGGAGAATTTGGCGGAGCCAAGCCAGAAGGTGGCGTCCGGCCCGGACTGCTCGCGGATCTCCAGCAGCTTGGTCCCGATCTCCTCGATGGCCTGATCCCAGGAGATGCGCTGCCACTGGCCGTCGACCAGCTTCATCGGGTATTTCACCCGCCGCTCGCCCTTGGTCAGCTCGCGCACCGAGGCGCCCTTGGCGCAGTGCGCGCCCTGGCTGATCGGGCTTTCCCAGCCCGGCTCCTGCCCGGTCCAGACGCCGTTCTGCACCTCCGCGATCACCGTGCAGCCGACCGAGCAGTGGGTGCAGACGTTCTTGCGGGTGACGATCTCGACGTTGGGCAGGGTCGGCCCGGCCTCGGCCTTTTGGATCATCGCGGCGGGCAGCGCGCCCAGCGCCGCCATGCCCCCGGCGGCGAGGCCGGAGGTCTTCAGGAAGCCGCGGCGGTCGACGGTTTCTCCCAGCCCGGCGGTGCCCGCGGACAGTCCGTTCAGGCGGCGGGCGAGGGAGGCGCGGGTGGCGGCGGTTCCGGCGTTGCGCTTGACGAGCATGGGGCGGCCCTCTGGATCAAAGTCGCGGTCAGAGTCGGTTCAGCGCGTAGAAACGCTTCACGTGTTCGGTTTCGCGGTAGCGGGACTTCACCTGCTCCTGCCGCGATTCCATCGCCTCCGCCGGGGCGGCGCGCAGGGTGGCGGCCGCCGCGGCGGCTCCCGCCGCACCCAGCCCGAGGCCCTTCAGCAGGCTGCGGCGTTCCAGTCCGGTTTTCTTCTGGCTGTCGTCACGGTGCATGGATCGTGCCCTCCCGCTGGTCGGCCCCGCGCGGCGCGCCCGGAGGGGCGGGCGCGATCATCGCAAAGGCGTTGGTCTCGATGTCCAGGAACAGCCGCCCGAAGGTGCCCAGGGGCCGGTAGAGATGCGCCGCCGACGCCTCCTCCAGGTCCTGGAAGAAGCGGCCCGCCCAGGGGGCGAGGTGGCGCTCGAAGAAGCGTTTCTGGCGTGGCAGGTCCGGCTCGCCGTCCGCCGCGCCGACGGTGCCGGCGGCCAGCGCGCCCATGATCTCGGCGATGGCGGCGATGTGGTCCTCGGGCTCGCTGACGCCGGGCGCGCACTCGATGCCCAGCGCCTGCATGTCCTCGCGCAGGCGGGCGAGTGGCCGGTCGATCAGGAAGCCGGTGCGGTAGTAGGAGGCGAAGGGAACCAGCTCGCCCCGTGTCACCCCGAGGAACAGCTCATGATACTCGCGCTCGACCCGGTGTTCACCGTCCGGGTCGTCGGCGAGCGTCCGGGCGCGTACGGCCAGATCGCTGATGGCCCGGCCCAGCGGCGAACCATCCCCGGACAGAGCCCCGACCGTGGCCAGCAAGTCGTGCGACGGCGGACGCGCCAAAAGATGGGCCAGCAGGCCGTACGCCTGCGCCCGCAGCCGATCCGCGTCGTCGATGAAGGCCGTTTCCGCCATGCCCTTGCCCCGCTTCGCCTTTTCCCTGGCCGGTTAAGGTCCGGCTCATCAGCGACAACAGCGGGATTGCCCAAAGGTTGCGCAGTCCAGGCGGGGTGGCGGGGATGCCTGATTGCTTCAGCGCTTGCCCCCTCCCTAACCCTCCCCCGCTTTCGCAGGGGAGGGGACGGACGCCGCTTCGCCTAAGGCACCCTCTCCCGCGCAGCGGGGGAGGGCCGGGGTGGGGGCAAGACCCTCACCTTCCTCAGACTCCTCCACCCCAGCGACCACCACCTCCTCCGGCTTCTCCTCCTCCAGCGGCTTCTCGTCGGTGGCGATGCGGTCCAGCAGGTCGGCGATGCGGTCGGTGTCGAGCAGCTTGCCATAGCCGGGGGCATTGCAGTCCCAGTCATACTCGGCGAAGCCGC
This genomic window contains:
- a CDS encoding formate dehydrogenase subunit alpha; the encoded protein is MLVKRNAGTAATRASLARRLNGLSAGTAGLGETVDRRGFLKTSGLAAGGMAALGALPAAMIQKAEAGPTLPNVEIVTRKNVCTHCSVGCTVIAEVQNGVWTGQEPGWESPISQGAHCAKGASVRELTKGERRVKYPMKLVDGQWQRISWDQAIEEIGTKLLEIREQSGPDATFWLGSAKFSNEGAYLFRKLAAFWGTNNVDHQARICHSTTVAGVANTWGYGAMTNSYNDIQNSKALLIIGGNPAEAHPVSLPHMLRGKEHNRTPFIVIDPRFTRTAAHATDYVRIRPGTDIPVTWGILWHIFENGWEDKEYIRQRVYGMDEIRAEVKKWDPATVERVSGVPGEQLYRVAEALAKNRPSTVIWCMGITQKTTGTANVRALSILQLALGNIGVAGGGANIYRGHCNVQGATDFGLDVSTLPSYYGLAEGAWKHFCRVWDVDYDWMKARFSSKELMEAKGIPTTRWFDGVTYKPEEIQQPSPLKAMVVFGHGGNTVTRMPEMLKGLEQLSLLVIADPHPTTFAAFKERKNGTYILPACTQFETDGSRTCSNRSMQWGEKVVEPIFESKDDYTIIYLLARKFGFADEMFKHITVEETRPVPEDILREINRGCLSTGYTGQSPERLKMHMKHQADFDKITMQATSGPLKGEYYGLPWPCWGHPELRHPGCAVLYDTSKHVMEGGGVFRARFGVERNGVSLLADGSYSKGSEIEDGYPEFTMAMLRKLGWDKDLTAEEMRVIQAIGGDKTDEVSWQTDLSMGIIRVALKHGCSPHGNAKARAVAWNLPDPVPLHREPIYSPRPELVKEYPAIEDRRDFRLPQLARSLQFKIADSDIRQRFPFILTSGRLVEYEGGGEETRSNPWLAELQQSMFVEINPKDAERLGIRDGGMVWVYGPEDNSKARMRALVTERIGAGTVFMPFHFSGYWQGNSLRENYPPGTDPIVLGEPANGVTTYGYDPMTFMQETKVTLCRVEPA
- a CDS encoding twin-arginine translocation signal domain-containing protein, with translation MHRDDSQKKTGLERRSLLKGLGLGAAGAAAAAATLRAAPAEAMESRQEQVKSRYRETEHVKRFYALNRL
- the fdh3B gene encoding formate dehydrogenase FDH3 subunit beta, whose product is MARMKFLCDAERCIECNACVTACKNEHDIPWGINRRRVITLKDGVPGERSISMACMHCNDPPCAAVCPVDCFYQTADGVVLHSKDLCIGCGYCFYACPFGAPQYPQATNFGGRGKMDKCTFCTGGPEADNTMEEYQKYGTNRLAEGKLPLCAEMCSTRALMAGDGDVLADIYKERTVRRGYGSGAWGWSTAYGQNDRGDAFSPGREGTGGS
- a CDS encoding TorD/DmsD family molecular chaperone, translated to MAETAFIDDADRLRAQAYGLLAHLLARPPSHDLLATVGALSGDGSPLGRAISDLAVRARTLADDPDGEHRVEREYHELFLGVTRGELVPFASYYRTGFLIDRPLARLREDMQALGIECAPGVSEPEDHIAAIAEIMGALAAGTVGAADGEPDLPRQKRFFERHLAPWAGRFFQDLEEASAAHLYRPLGTFGRLFLDIETNAFAMIAPAPPGAPRGADQREGTIHAP